One window of the Enterobacter huaxiensis genome contains the following:
- the coaA gene encoding type I pantothenate kinase, producing MSKKEQTLMTPYLQFNRSQWAALRDSVPMTLTEGEIARLKGINEDLSLEEVAEIYLPLSRLLNFYISSNLRRQAVLEQFLGTNGQRIPYIISIAGSVAVGKSTTARVLQALLSRWPEHRSVELITTDGFLHPNEVLKERGLMKKKGFPLSYDMHRLVKFVSDLKSGAPNVTAPVYSHLIYDRIPDGDKTVLQPDILILEGLNVLQSGMDYPHDPHHVFVSDFVDFSIYVDAPEELLQRWYINRFLKFREGAFTDPDSYFHNYAQLSEEEAINVATGLWNEINYVNLKENILPTRERASLILTKSEKHAVDQIRLRK from the coding sequence AAGAGCAAACGTTAATGACGCCTTATCTTCAGTTTAACCGCAGCCAGTGGGCTGCTCTGCGTGACTCCGTTCCTATGACGCTGACGGAAGGGGAGATCGCACGGTTAAAAGGGATAAATGAAGATCTCTCGCTGGAAGAGGTGGCAGAAATTTATCTCCCCCTCTCCCGCTTGCTTAACTTCTATATCAGTTCCAACCTTCGCCGCCAGGCGGTACTGGAGCAGTTCCTCGGCACTAACGGCCAGCGTATTCCTTATATCATCAGCATTGCGGGCAGCGTGGCGGTCGGTAAAAGCACCACAGCGCGCGTACTGCAGGCGCTGCTTAGCCGCTGGCCAGAGCACCGTAGCGTAGAGTTGATCACCACCGACGGCTTCCTGCACCCGAATGAAGTATTGAAAGAACGCGGCCTGATGAAGAAGAAGGGCTTCCCGCTCTCTTATGATATGCATCGGCTGGTGAAATTCGTCTCCGACCTGAAATCGGGCGCGCCTAACGTTACCGCGCCGGTTTACTCGCATCTGATTTACGACCGCATCCCGGATGGAGACAAAACGGTGCTGCAACCAGACATCCTGATTCTGGAAGGGTTAAACGTGCTGCAAAGCGGCATGGACTATCCTCATGACCCGCACCACGTTTTTGTTTCTGACTTCGTCGATTTCTCTATATATGTTGATGCGCCGGAAGAGTTGCTCCAGCGCTGGTATATCAACCGCTTCCTGAAATTCCGGGAAGGCGCGTTTACCGATCCTGATTCCTATTTCCATAACTATGCCCAGCTCTCCGAAGAAGAGGCCATTAACGTGGCGACAGGGCTGTGGAATGAGATCAACTACGTGAACCTGAAAGAGAACATTCTGCCGACGCGCGAACGCGCGAGCCTGATCCTCACCAAGAGTGAGAAACACGCCGTCGACCAGATTCGTTTGCGGAAGTGA
- the dppF gene encoding dipeptide ABC transporter ATP-binding subunit DppF, with the protein MSTQQLLLQAIDLKKHYPVKKGLFAPERLVKALDGVSFTLERGKTLAVVGESGCGKSTLGRLLTMIETPTGGELYYQGQDLLKHDPQAQKLRRQKIQIVFQNPYGSLNPRKKVGQILEEPLMINSSLTKEQRREKALAMMAKVGLKTEHYDRYPHMFSGGQRQRIAIARGLMLDPDVVIADEPVSALDVSVRAQVLNLMMDLQQELGLSYVFISHDLSVVEHIADEVMVMYLGRCVEKGTKDQIFNNPRHPYTQALLSATPRLNPDDRRERIKLTGELPSPLNPPPGCAFNARCRRRFGPCTQLQPQLKDYGGQLVACFAVDQDENGEKPQV; encoded by the coding sequence ATGAGTACGCAACAACTGCTGTTGCAGGCCATCGACCTGAAAAAACATTATCCGGTGAAGAAGGGGCTGTTTGCCCCAGAGCGCCTGGTAAAAGCGCTGGATGGCGTCTCCTTTACGCTTGAGCGCGGTAAAACGCTTGCCGTTGTTGGAGAGTCAGGCTGCGGGAAGTCCACGCTGGGCCGCCTGCTGACCATGATTGAAACGCCGACCGGCGGCGAGCTTTACTATCAGGGGCAGGATCTGCTCAAGCACGATCCGCAGGCGCAGAAATTGCGCCGCCAGAAAATCCAGATTGTGTTCCAGAACCCTTACGGTTCCCTGAACCCGCGTAAGAAAGTGGGGCAGATTCTGGAAGAGCCGCTGATGATCAACTCCAGCCTGACCAAAGAGCAGCGCCGCGAGAAGGCGCTGGCGATGATGGCGAAAGTGGGGCTTAAAACCGAGCATTACGACCGCTATCCGCATATGTTCTCCGGCGGCCAGCGCCAGCGTATTGCTATCGCCCGCGGGCTGATGCTCGACCCGGACGTGGTGATTGCCGATGAACCGGTTTCCGCGCTCGACGTTTCCGTGCGCGCGCAGGTGCTCAACCTGATGATGGATCTTCAGCAGGAGCTGGGGCTGTCGTACGTGTTTATTTCCCACGATCTGTCGGTGGTGGAGCACATTGCTGATGAAGTGATGGTGATGTATTTGGGCCGCTGCGTGGAGAAGGGGACGAAGGACCAGATCTTCAATAACCCTCGTCACCCGTACACCCAGGCGCTGCTCTCCGCGACGCCTCGCCTGAACCCGGACGACCGTCGTGAGCGCATTAAACTGACCGGCGAGCTGCCAAGCCCGCTGAATCCGCCTCCGGGATGCGCGTTCAACGCCCGCTGTCGTCGTCGCTTTGGCCCTTGCACACAGCTGCAGCCACAGCTCAAAGATTACGGTGGCCAGCTGGTCGCCTGCTTCGCCGTCGATCAGGATGAAAACGGCGAAAAGCCTCAGGTATAA
- the dppD gene encoding dipeptide ABC transporter ATP-binding protein: MALLNVDKLSVHFGDEGSPFRAVDRISYSVNQGEVVGIVGESGSGKSVSSLAIMGLIDYPGRVMAESLAFNGQDLQRISEKQRRQLVGAEVAMIFQDPMTSLNPCYTVGFQIMEAIKVHQGGNKKTRLQRAIDLLTQVGIPDPASRLDVYPHQLSGGMSQRVMIAMAIACRPKLLIADEPTTALDVTIQAQIIELLLELQQKENMALVLITHDLALVAEAAHKIIVMYAGQVVETGSSHDIFRAPRHPYTQALLRALPEFAQDKARLASLPGVVPGKYDRPQGCLLNPRCPYATDRCRAEEPALNLLADGRQSKCHYPLDDAGRPTL; the protein is encoded by the coding sequence ATGGCGTTATTAAATGTAGATAAATTATCGGTGCACTTCGGCGACGAAGGTTCACCGTTTCGCGCCGTGGACCGCATTAGCTACAGCGTAAATCAGGGCGAAGTGGTCGGCATCGTAGGGGAGTCGGGTTCCGGTAAATCAGTCAGTTCACTGGCGATTATGGGGTTAATTGATTATCCCGGTCGCGTGATGGCGGAAAGCCTCGCGTTTAACGGTCAGGATCTGCAGCGCATTTCCGAAAAGCAGCGCCGCCAGCTGGTGGGTGCGGAAGTGGCGATGATCTTCCAGGACCCGATGACCAGCCTGAACCCGTGCTACACCGTCGGCTTCCAGATTATGGAAGCGATTAAGGTGCACCAGGGCGGGAATAAGAAAACCCGACTTCAGCGCGCTATCGATCTGCTGACGCAGGTGGGTATTCCCGATCCGGCATCGCGTCTGGACGTTTACCCTCACCAGCTCTCAGGCGGGATGAGCCAGCGCGTGATGATCGCGATGGCGATTGCCTGTCGGCCAAAACTGCTGATTGCGGACGAACCGACAACCGCGCTGGACGTTACTATCCAGGCGCAAATCATCGAACTGCTGCTGGAGCTGCAGCAGAAAGAGAACATGGCGCTGGTGCTGATTACGCACGATCTGGCGCTGGTGGCGGAAGCGGCACACAAAATCATCGTGATGTATGCGGGCCAGGTAGTGGAAACCGGAAGTTCGCACGATATCTTCCGGGCGCCGCGTCATCCGTATACGCAGGCACTGCTGCGAGCGCTGCCGGAGTTTGCGCAGGACAAAGCGCGCCTGGCGTCGCTGCCGGGTGTCGTACCGGGTAAATATGACCGTCCGCAAGGCTGCCTGCTCAACCCGCGCTGCCCGTATGCGACGGACAGATGCCGGGCAGAAGAGCCGGCGCTTAACCTGTTAGCCGACGGCCGCCAGTCCAAATGCCACTACCCACTCGATGATGCCGGGAGGCCAACACTATGA
- the dppC gene encoding dipeptide ABC transporter permease DppC: MSQVTQNNVVAAPVPMTPLQEFWHYFKRNKGAVVGLVYVTIMILIAVFANVLSPYNPADQFRDSLLAPPFWQEGGSFAHLLGTDDVGRDVLSRLMYGARLSLLVGCLVVVLSLVMGVVLGLVAGYFGGIVDNIIMRIVDIMLALPSLLLALVLVAVFGPSIGNAALALTFVALPHYVRLTRAAVLVEVNRDYVTASRVAGAGAMRQMFVNILPNCLAPLIVQASLGFSNAILDMAALGFLGMGAQPPTPEWGTMLSDVLQFAQSAWWVVTFPGLAILLTVLAFNLMGDGLRDALDPKLKQ, translated from the coding sequence ATGTCACAAGTCACTCAAAATAACGTGGTCGCTGCACCGGTACCAATGACGCCGCTGCAGGAATTCTGGCACTACTTCAAGCGTAACAAAGGCGCGGTCGTAGGGCTGGTCTATGTCACCATCATGATCCTGATTGCGGTGTTCGCGAACGTCCTTTCGCCGTATAACCCGGCGGACCAGTTCCGTGATTCACTCCTGGCGCCACCGTTCTGGCAGGAAGGGGGGAGCTTTGCGCACCTGCTGGGTACCGATGATGTGGGCCGCGACGTGCTGTCGCGCCTGATGTACGGCGCGCGCCTGTCGCTGCTGGTGGGCTGCCTCGTGGTGGTGCTGTCGCTGGTTATGGGCGTCGTGCTCGGTCTGGTGGCGGGCTACTTCGGCGGCATCGTTGATAACATCATCATGCGTATCGTTGACATCATGCTGGCGCTGCCAAGCCTGCTGCTGGCGCTGGTACTGGTGGCTGTCTTCGGGCCTTCGATAGGCAATGCGGCCCTGGCGCTGACGTTCGTTGCGCTGCCGCACTATGTCCGATTAACCCGCGCGGCCGTCCTGGTCGAGGTGAATCGCGACTACGTCACCGCGTCTCGCGTGGCGGGTGCCGGGGCAATGCGTCAGATGTTCGTCAATATTCTTCCTAACTGCCTTGCGCCGCTGATTGTTCAGGCGTCGCTCGGTTTTTCTAACGCCATTCTCGATATGGCCGCTCTTGGCTTCCTTGGCATGGGTGCGCAGCCGCCAACGCCGGAGTGGGGCACCATGCTCTCCGACGTGTTGCAGTTCGCACAAAGTGCCTGGTGGGTCGTCACCTTCCCGGGTCTGGCGATTCTGCTGACGGTGCTGGCATTTAACCTGATGGGTGATGGTCTGCGTGATGCACTTGATCCCAAACTGAAGCAGTAA
- the dppB gene encoding dipeptide ABC transporter permease DppB: MLQFILRRLGLVIPTFIGITLLTFAFVHMIPGDPVMIMAGERGISPERHAQLLAELGLNKPLWQQYLNYIWGVLHGDLGISLKSRLPVWDEFVPRFKATLELGVCAMIFATAVGIPVGVLAAVKRGSIFDHTAVGLALTGYSMPIFWWGMMLIMLVSVQWNLTPVSGRVSDMVFLDDTNPLTGFMLIDTAIWGEEGNFIDAVAHMILPAMVLGTIPLAVIVRMTRSSMLEVLGEDYIRTARAKGLTRMRVIIVHALRNAMLPVVTVIGLQVGTLLAGAILTETIFSWPGLGRWLIDALQRRDYPVVQGGVLLVATMIILVNLLVDLLYGVVNPRIRHKK, encoded by the coding sequence ATGTTGCAGTTCATCCTCCGACGTTTGGGACTCGTTATCCCGACGTTTATCGGTATCACTCTTCTCACTTTTGCCTTCGTCCATATGATCCCCGGCGACCCGGTAATGATTATGGCGGGCGAGCGTGGTATCTCCCCTGAACGTCATGCGCAGCTGCTGGCCGAGCTTGGTTTGAATAAACCGCTGTGGCAGCAGTACCTCAACTATATATGGGGTGTGTTGCACGGTGATTTAGGGATTTCACTGAAAAGCCGTCTTCCGGTGTGGGACGAGTTCGTGCCGCGTTTTAAAGCGACGCTGGAACTGGGCGTCTGCGCCATGATCTTTGCCACCGCGGTGGGTATTCCCGTTGGCGTTCTGGCCGCCGTTAAGCGCGGTTCTATCTTCGATCATACCGCCGTGGGTCTGGCGCTGACCGGCTACTCCATGCCTATCTTCTGGTGGGGCATGATGCTGATTATGCTGGTCTCGGTGCAATGGAACCTGACGCCGGTCTCAGGACGCGTCAGCGATATGGTCTTCCTCGACGACACCAATCCGTTAACCGGCTTTATGCTGATCGATACGGCTATCTGGGGTGAAGAGGGTAACTTCATTGATGCCGTTGCGCACATGATCCTGCCTGCCATGGTGCTGGGCACCATTCCTCTGGCGGTTATCGTGCGTATGACCCGCTCCTCAATGCTCGAAGTGCTGGGCGAAGATTATATCCGCACCGCGCGCGCCAAAGGCCTGACGCGTATGCGCGTGATCATCGTTCATGCTTTGCGTAACGCGATGCTGCCGGTGGTGACCGTTATCGGCCTGCAGGTGGGGACGTTGCTGGCGGGGGCGATACTGACGGAGACCATCTTCTCCTGGCCGGGTCTTGGACGCTGGCTGATTGATGCACTGCAGCGCCGTGATTATCCGGTTGTGCAGGGCGGTGTGCTGCTGGTCGCGACGATGATTATCCTCGTCAACCTGCTGGTCGATTTGCTGTACGGCGTGGTGAACCCGCGTATTCGTCATAAGAAGTAA
- the dppA gene encoding dipeptide ABC transporter periplasmic-binding protein DppA, producing MSISLKKSGMLKLGLSLVAMTVAASVQAKTLVYCSEGSPEGFNPQLFTSGTTYDASSVPIYNRLVEFKTGTTEVIPGLAEKWEISEDGKTYTFHLRQGVKWQDNKEFKPTRDFNADDVVFSFDRQKNAQNPYHKVSGGSYEYFEGMGLPDLITEVKKVDDNTVQFVLSRPEAPFLADLAMDFASVLSKEYADNMLKAGTPEKVDLNPIGTGPFQLLQYQKDSRILYKAFEGYWGTKPQIDRLVFSITPDASVRYAKLQKNECQVMPYPNPADIARMKQDKNINLLEQAGLNVGYLSFNTEKKPFDDVKVRQALTYAVNKEAIIKAVYQGAGVAAKNLIPPTMWGYNDDIKDYTYDPEKAKALLKEAGQDKGFTVELWAMPVQRPYNPNARRMAEMVQADWAKIGVQAKIVTYEWGEYLKRAKAGEHQAVMMGWTGDNGDPDNFFATLFSCAAAKDGSNYSRWCYKPFEDLIQPARATDDHNKRIELYKQAQVVMHDQAPALIVAHSTVYEPVRKEVKGYVVDPLGKHHFENVSVE from the coding sequence ATGAGTATTTCCTTGAAGAAGTCAGGGATGCTGAAGCTTGGTCTGAGCCTGGTGGCTATGACCGTGGCAGCAAGCGTACAGGCAAAAACCCTGGTTTACTGTTCTGAAGGCTCGCCGGAAGGCTTTAACCCACAGCTCTTTACCTCTGGTACAACGTACGACGCTAGCTCAGTACCAATCTATAACCGTCTGGTTGAATTCAAAACCGGTACCACGGAAGTGATTCCGGGTCTGGCCGAGAAATGGGAAATCAGCGAAGACGGCAAAACTTACACTTTCCACCTGCGTCAGGGTGTGAAGTGGCAGGACAACAAAGAATTCAAACCAACGCGCGACTTTAACGCCGACGACGTTGTGTTCTCTTTTGACCGTCAGAAAAATGCCCAGAACCCGTACCATAAAGTCTCCGGCGGCAGCTATGAATACTTCGAAGGGATGGGTCTGCCAGACCTGATCACCGAAGTGAAGAAAGTGGACGACAACACCGTTCAGTTCGTGCTGTCTCGTCCGGAAGCCCCATTCCTGGCCGACCTGGCAATGGACTTCGCCTCTGTTCTGTCTAAAGAATATGCGGACAACATGCTGAAAGCCGGCACCCCAGAGAAAGTGGACCTGAACCCAATCGGTACCGGCCCGTTCCAGCTTCTGCAGTACCAGAAAGACTCCCGTATTCTGTACAAAGCGTTTGAAGGCTACTGGGGCACCAAGCCGCAGATCGACCGTCTGGTCTTCTCCATCACGCCAGATGCGTCCGTGCGTTATGCAAAACTGCAGAAAAACGAATGCCAGGTTATGCCGTATCCAAACCCGGCTGACATCGCTCGCATGAAGCAGGACAAGAACATCAACCTGCTGGAGCAGGCGGGCCTGAACGTGGGCTATCTCTCCTTCAACACCGAGAAGAAACCGTTTGATGACGTGAAAGTGCGTCAGGCGCTGACTTACGCGGTGAACAAAGAAGCGATTATCAAAGCCGTTTACCAGGGCGCTGGCGTTGCTGCCAAGAACCTGATCCCACCAACTATGTGGGGCTATAACGACGACATCAAGGACTACACCTACGATCCTGAGAAAGCGAAAGCGCTGCTGAAAGAAGCAGGTCAGGATAAAGGCTTTACCGTTGAGCTGTGGGCAATGCCCGTTCAGCGTCCATACAACCCGAACGCCCGCCGCATGGCTGAAATGGTTCAGGCTGACTGGGCTAAGATCGGCGTTCAGGCCAAGATTGTGACCTACGAGTGGGGCGAATATCTGAAGCGCGCCAAAGCGGGCGAGCACCAGGCTGTGATGATGGGCTGGACCGGTGACAATGGGGATCCGGACAACTTCTTCGCCACCCTGTTCAGCTGCGCGGCAGCAAAAGATGGTTCCAACTACTCTCGCTGGTGCTACAAGCCGTTTGAAGACCTGATCCAGCCGGCGCGTGCGACCGACGATCACAACAAACGTATTGAACTGTACAAGCAAGCTCAGGTTGTAATGCACGATCAGGCTCCGGCGCTGATTGTTGCTCACTCCACCGTGTACGAGCCAGTGCGTAAAGAAGTGAAGGGCTACGTGGTTGATCCACTGGGCAAACACCACTTCGAAAACGTATCTGTTGAATAA